TCATGGCATTTGTCCTCCGGCATACAAACGAAGAGCAAAGCGCAACTGTTCCTTTGAACAGAGGCCTCCGCATTCGAGCCCAAATGTACCGGACCTATATGGACTGTCATGGTGCAGCTTCAGCTTCGAGGCCTCCTCGGGCCTCAGATTGAGCGCTGCAACACTGCCGCCGCTGACACCCCACCGCCGACCGTGCCGTCGATGACGGCCGAGCCGAGTAACGATCGCTTTGTCCCCAGAAACGGACCTTATGAGTACGAGCCTAACCGTCAGTATCGTCCTGGGATCTGCGTGCGCGGCCTCTGGCTGCGCCTCTTCTCTCCGCTGCGACCGCCTTGGCGCGCTCCTCGCAGCGGGCGCGAAGCTCCTCCAACTCGTCCGCCGAGAGATGCTCGATGCCGACGAAAGAATTCTGGACGCTACCGGTTCGGATGAGCTCATCCAACTTGACCTGGATCGCTGCGCTGTCCCGGTTCTGTGAGTTCTGGATTAGGAAGACCATCAGAAAGGTCACGATGGTCGTACCTGTGTTGATGACGAGCTGCCACGTATCGGAGAATCGGAACAGAGGTCCCGTAACGGCCCAGATCATGATCACTGCGCAGGCCAAGACAAAGGCCGATGCCCGGCCTGCCGCCTGCGAGGCCTTGTTTGCGATGGACGCGAACAACCGCCGCGGATGCCGCTCGCTTTGCTGATGGCGCATGCAATCCTCCTTCTATCGAACCGTAACCAAACGCCCTGAACAACGCTGCTCACGGGACGATCGGAGACGCGGGCGTGCCGAGGTGTTCGGAGCCGGCCGAGAGGTGGGCGGGCCTGGCGGCGAGAAGCCGTCGATAGTGAGTCTCGTAGGTCCGTGCCATCCGGTCCGAGGTGGAGCGCTCTTCGAACCGCACCCGGACTTTACGCCGGTCGATCCGGGCCAGCTTTTTCACCGCCCGGACCGCCTCCGCTTCGTTCTCGACGATGGTCACTCCTTCGTCGACGACCTCCGGCACCGATCCGGCCCGATAGGCGATCACGGGCGTCCCGCGGGCCATCGCCTCGATCATCACCAGGCCGAACGGCTCCGGCCACTTGATTGGAAACAGCAGGCCGCAGCGGCCGACAGAAACGTGCTGCTTGCCGCGTTGTCCACCTCGCCGACGAGCTCGACCCGAGTGCCGTCGATCTCCGGCTGGATGTGCTTCTCGAAGTAGCCGGTTTCGCCGCGAGGCACCTTCGCGGCGATCCGCAGCGGCATGCCGGCCGCCCGCGCGATCCGGATGGCGCCCTCCGGCCCCTTGTCCGGCGTGAGCCGTCCGAGGAAGGCGAGGTACGATCCGGGAGCGTAGGACGGCCGAAACCGGCCGGCAAGCCGTGATGCACCGTCCCGGACCAGTTCGCATCCTCGAGCGGAGAGCGCTGGTTGTCGGAAATCGAGACGAAGCACTTCTCGCGAAACTGCCGAACCACCTCGCCGATGCCAGGCAGGTCGAGGCGTCCGTGCAGGGTGGTGAGGAACGGGATCCCGCACCGGCTGAGCGCCGGCAGGTGCAGCCAGTCGATGTGTGCATGAATAACGTCGAACTCGCGGGCGCGACGCGAGACCGCTTCGATCAACAGCGTACAGGCCGTGTTCGGGTCGACGCGCGGGCGCCCGAGACGCAAGGCGCGCGGCCACACCGCATGCAGCTCTCCGCGCGTCCTGGAATCGCCGCTCGCGAACAGGGTCACCTCATGGCCGAGCTCGACCAGCTCGTCGACCAGCCAAGCCACAACCCTTTCCGTACCGCCGTAAAGTTTCGGGGGAACGCTTTCGGCCAACGGAGCGATCTGGACGATCCGCATCGGCCTCCGCCCCTCAGCTCTCCGCCGCGCTACGCGAGGCGGCGCATACCAGCAGAAGGCCGGCGACAAGCGCGATCAGGACCCTTTCAACCGATAACTCGGCAAGTCCGTGCGCTCGCCGGCGACGCGCTAAAACCGTTCTCATGGGCCTCGCACACCAA
This portion of the Bradyrhizobium diazoefficiens genome encodes:
- a CDS encoding low affinity iron permease family protein; translation: MRHQQSERHPRRLFASIANKASQAAGRASAFVLACAVIMIWAVTGPLFRFSDTWQLVINTGTTIVTFLMVFLIQNSQNRDSAAIQVKLDELIRTGSVQNSFVGIEHLSADELEELRARCEERAKAVAAERRGAARGRARRSQDDTDG